A genome region from Panicum virgatum strain AP13 chromosome 4K, P.virgatum_v5, whole genome shotgun sequence includes the following:
- the LOC120704864 gene encoding ABC transporter C family member 8-like — protein sequence MADNRDSAMAVLGSSACRRLTVASPCVQRALIDCVNAALLVAYVSALATACVRRRRASGAGRRSGGARGWWRRGLAVAVSACCAAAAVGYGVAGFRDASSGDVAAAAVAPYFARALFWIALAASLHVQPNRAAAAVAALWWALPSLLVTAYNAEILIGGGALDAVEVLAWPVNLLLLLCALGSVPRRRDGASDAAAGGLSEPLIGQDGDKAAVPTSELYRAGLFRQLAFSWLNPLLRLGRSKPLDLADIPLIAGEDTAQHASHKFAEAWSRHVNDKAGGRRSVGSNSLALVLAKCFLGEILLTGFYAFLRTLAIAVAPLMLFAFVWYSNQEERDLRVGLALVGCLLLMKLVESLSQRHWFFDSRRTGMRIRSALMAVIFQKQLRLSSQGRKNHSTGEIVNYIAVDAYRLGDAISWLHMGWSSPLQLVFAVATLFWALKLGALPGLVPLVIFGFLNVPFAKILQGYQSKFMVAQDERLRSTSEILNSMKIIKLQSWEEKFRNMIGSLRDREFKWLRETQMKKAYGAVMYWMSPTVVSAVMYTATAIMGSAPLNASTLFTVLATLRVMSEPVRFLPEILTMMIQYKVSLDRIERFLLEDEIREEDVKRVPSDNSDIRVQVQDGNFSWNANRADLALRNVNLSISRGEKVAVCGPVGSGKSSLLYALLGEIPRISGSVEVFGSVAYVSQNSWIQSGTVRDNILFGKPFNKELYEKAIKSCALDKDIENFDHGDLTEIGQRGLNMSGGQKQRIQLARAVYNDADVYLLDDPFSAVDAHTAAILFYDCVMAALAEKTVVLVTHQVEFLTEASRILVMEGGQVSQQGKYSELLESGTAFEKLVSAHQSSITALDTSASQQNHVQGQLVPDENIVPSALQATRQASDIEVAAKGPSATIQLTEEEEKGVGDLGWKPYKDYINVSQGAFQFSGMCTSQVLFTCFQIASTYWLAVAVQMDNISAALLVGAYSGLSIFSCCFAYFRSLFAANLGLKASKAFFSGLMDSVFKAPMSFFDSTPVGRILTRASSDLSILDFDIPYSMAFVTTGSIEVVTTVLVMGTVTWEVLIVAIPVTITMVYVQRYYVSSARELVRINGTTKAPVMNYASESILGVVTIRAFAATERFIHSNMELIDTDATLFFHTVAAQEWVLIRVEALQSLTIITAALFLVLVPPGVISPGFAGLCLSYALTLTAAQVFLTRFYSYLENYIISVERIKQYMHLPEEPPAIIPQNRPPASWPQEGRIDLQDLKIRYRPNAPLVLKGITCTFAAGNKIGVVGRTGSGKSTLISSLFRLVDPAGGRILIDKLDICSIGLKDLRTKLSIIPQEPTLFRGTVRNNLDPLGLHSDQEIWEALDKCQLKAAISSTPALLDTEVSDDGDNWSSGQRQLFCLGRVLLRRNKILVLDEATASIDSATDAILQKVIRQQFSSCTVITIAHRVPTVTDSDRVLVLSYGKLLEYETPAKLLEDKQSAFSKLVAEYWANTKRNST from the exons ATGGCAGATAACAGAGATTCGGCCATGGCCGTTCTTG GCTCGTCGGCTTGCCGGCGGCTCACCGTCGCGTCGCCGTGCGTGCAGAGGGCGCTCATCGACTGCGTCAATGCGGCGCTCCTCGTCGCGTACGTCTCCGCGCTGGCCACCGCCTGcgtcaggcggcggcgggccagcggcgccggccggaggagcggcggcgctcgcgggtggtggcggcgggggcTGGCCGTTGCCGTCTCCGCGTGCTGCGCCGCGGCCGCTGTCGGGTACGGCGTCGCCGGGTTCCGGGACGCCTCTTCGGgcgacgtcgcggcggcggcggtggctccgtACTTCGCCAGGGCCCTGTTCTGGATCGCGCTGGCGGCCTCGCTGCACGTCCAGCccaacagggcggcggcggccgtggccgcgCTCTGGTGGGCGCTCCCCTCGCTGCTCGTCACCGCGTACAATGCGGAGATcctcatcggcggcggcgcgctcgacgccgtggaggtgctCGCGTGGCCGGTgaacctcctcctgctgctctgcgCGCTCGGCTCGGTGCCGCGCCGGCGCGACGGCgcctccgacgccgccgccggcggcttgTCGGAGCCTCTGATCGGCCAGGACGGCGACAAGGCCGCCGTGCCCACCTCGGAGCTGTACCGCGCTGGCCTGTTCCGCCAGCTCGCCTTCTCGTGGCTGAACCCGCTGCTCCGCCTCGGCCGCTCCAAGCCGCTGGACCTCGCCGACATCCCGCTCATCGCCGGCGAGGACACCGCGCAGCACGCCTCGCACAAGTTCGCCGAGGCCTGGAGCCGCCACGTGAACGACAAGGCCGGGGGCCGCCGGAGCGTGGGCAGTAACAGCCTCGCCCTCGTCCTGGCCAAGTGCTTCCTCGGCGAGATCCTGCTCACCGGCTTCTACGCCTTCCTGAGGACGCTGGCCATCGCGGTGGCACCCCTGATGCTCTTCGCGTTCGTGTGGTACAGCAACCAGGAGGAGAGAGACCTCCGGGTCGGCCTGGCCCTCGTCGGCTGCCTGCTGCTCATGAAGCTCGTCGAGTCGCTGTCGCAGCGGCACTGGTTCTTCGACTCGAGGCGGACCGGGATGCGCATCCGGTCGGCGCTGATGGCGGTCATCTTCCAGAAGCAGCTCAGGCTGTCCAGCCAGGGGAGGAAGAACCACTCCACCGGCGAGATCGTCAACTACATTGCGGTCGACGCGTACCGGCTCGGCGACGCCATCAGCTGGCTGCAcatggggtggagctcgccacTGCAGCTGGTGTTCGCAGTCGCCACGCTCTTCTGGGCACTGAAGCTTGGGGCTCTTCCAGGTCTGGTCCCCCTGGTCATCTTCGGCTTCCTCAACGTGCCATTCGCCAAGATCTTGCAAGGGTACCAGTCCAAGTTCATGGTCGCACAGGACGAGAGGCTCCGGTCGACGTCCGAGATACTGAACAGCATGAAGATCATCAAGCTGCAGTCATGGGAGGAGAAGTTCCGGAACATGATCGGGTCACTCAGGGACAGGGAGTTCAAATGGCTGAGGGAGACCCAGATGAAGAAGGCCTACGGTGCGGTCATGTACTGGATGTCCCCGACAGTCGTCTCCGCGGTGATGTACACGGCGACGGCAATCATGGGGAGCGCGCCCCTGAATGCCAGCACTCTCTTCACGGTCTTGGCCACCCTGAGGGTAATGTCTGAGCCAGTGAGGTTCCTTCCTGAGATCCTCACAATGATGATCCAGTACAAGGTGTCGTTAGACCGTATCGAGAGGTTTCTTCTTGAAGATGAGATCAGAGAGGAGGATGTGAAGAGGGTGCCTTCAGATAACTCTGATATCAGAGTCCAGGTCCAAGATGGTAATTTCAGCTGGAACGCAAACAGAGCTGATCTGGCACTGAGGAATGTTAACCTTAGCATCAGCAGAGGAGAGAAGGTGGCTGTCTGCGGTCCAGTTGGCTCAGGGAAATCTTCATTGCTGTATGCATTGCTTGGGGAGATACCTAGAATATCAGGATCA GTTGAGGTATTTGGCTCGGTGGCATATGTTTCACAGAACTCCTGGATACAGAGCGGGACTGTTCGCGATAATATACTCTTCGGGAAGCCTTTCAACAAGGAACTGTATGAGAAGGCAATCAAATCTTGTGCCCTGGACAAGGATATCGAAAATTTCGACCACGGAGACCTGACAGAGATTGGTCAGAGAGGACTGAACATGAGTGGAGGTCAGAAACAAAGGATTCAGCTGGCAAGAGCCGTCTACAATGATGCAGATGTTTATCTGCTGGATGACCCTTTCAGTGCAGTTGATGCACATACCGCTGCCATTCTTTTCTAT GACTGTGTGATGGCAGCGCTTGCTGAGAAGACCGTTGTTCTTGTGACCCACCAAGTTGAATTTCTAACTGAAGCTAGTAGAATCCTG GTAATGGAAGGTGGTCAAGTTAGTCAGCAAGGAAAATATTCAGAACTACTGGAATCCGGGACAGCATTTGAGAAGCTGGTTTCAGCTCACCAGTCTTCGATCACAGCATTGGATACTAGTGCTAGCCAACAGAACCATGTTCAAGGGCAACTGGTGCCTGATGAAAACATAGTGCCAAGTGCACTGCAGGCTACAAGGCAGGCTAGCGACATCGAAGTCGCTGCGAAAGGTCCTTCAGCAACAATCCAGCTTacagaagaggaggagaagggggtCGGTGACCTGGGATGGAAGCCATACAAAGACTACATAAATGTTTCCCAGGGAGCTTTCCAATTCTCTGGCATGTGTACTTCTCAGGTGCTCTTCACATGCTTTCAGATTGCATCCACATATTGGTTGGCCGTGGCTGTTCAGATGGATAACATCAGTGCTGCACTTCTTGTGGGTGCCTATTCTGGTCTCTCTATCTTCAGTTGCTGCTTTGCCTATTTTCGAAGCTTGTTTGCAGCTAATCTTGGGCTTAAGGCCTCCAAGGCATTCTTCAGCGGGCTAATGGATTCCGTATTCAAGGCTCCCATGTCATTTTTTGACTCAACACCAGTGGGAAGAATTTTAACAAGG GCATCTTCAGATTTAAGCATTCTGGACTTTGACATACCTTACTCCATGGCTTTTGTTACTACTGGTAGTATTGAGGTTGTTACAACAGTACTGGTCATGGGTACCGTAACTTGGGAAGTCTTGATTGTGGCAATTCCAGTTACAATCACCATGGTATATGTTCAG AGGTACTACGTATCCTCAGCTAGAGAGCTAGTAAGAATAAATGGAACGACAAAGGCACCTGTCATGAACTATGCATCAGAGTCGATCCTTGGTGTGGTGACCATCAGGGCATTTGCAGCAACAGAGAGGTTCATCCACAGCAACATGGAGCTAATTGATACTGATGCGACTCTGTTCTTCCACACTGTTGCTGCACAAGAGTGGGTGCTTATAAGAGTGGAGGCACTGCAGTCCTTGACAATAATTACAGCAGCATTGTTCCTTGTTCTCGTTCCTCCAGGAGTAATTTCACCGG GTTTTGCCGGACTTTGCCTCTCCTACGCTTTGACGCTGACTGCAGCACAGGTTTTCTTGACAAGGTTTTATTCGTACTTGGAAAACTACATCATCTCAGTTGAGCGAATCAAGCAGTATATGCACCTGCCAGAGGAGCCACCTGCCATTATACCACAAAATAGGCCTCCAGCTTCATGGCCACAGGAGGGAAGGATAGACCTTCAAGATTTGAAG ATAAGATACCGTCCAAATGCACCACTTGTCCTCAAAGGAATTACTTGTACTTTTGCTGCGGGGAACAAGATTGGGGTTGTAGGGAGGACAGGAAGTGGGAAATCAACACTTATCAGCTCATTGTTCCGTCTCGTTGATCCGGCAGGTGGGAGGATACTTATTGACAAGTTGGATATCTGCTCCATAGGCCTAAAGGATCTGAGAACTAAATTGAGTATTATCCCTCAAGAACCAACACTTTTCAGAGGAACTGTGCGCAACAATTTGGATCCCCTTGGCTTGCATTCCGACCAAGAGATATGGGAG GCCTTAGATAAGTGTCAACTGAAGGCAGCAATTAGCAGCACCCCTGCTCTTCTTGATACAGAAG TGAGTGATGATGGTGATAACTGGAGCTCTGGACAACGTCAGCTCTTCTGTCTCGGTAGAGTTCTGCTCCGCAGGAACAAAATTCTAGTTCTTGATGAGGCAACAGCATCCATTGACTCAGCAACAGATGCAATCCTTCAGAAAGTAATCAGGCAGCAGTTCTCAAGTTGCACGGTGATAACAATAGCTCACAGGGTTCCAACCGTGACAGACAGCGACAGGGTCCTGGTACTATCCTACG GAAAGCTTCTAGAATATGAAACACCAGCAAAGCTGTTAGAAGACAAGCAATCAGCCTTTTCAAAACTAGTGGCTGAGTATTGGGCTAATACCAAACGGAATTCAACATGA